In Kaistella sp. 97-N-M2, the sequence GCGGAATAGTTTGTAAACGGCGCGCTGAAAACCAACTGGTTCGGCACGTGAACTTTCTTACCTTCGTCTGTAATTATTTTCGTGGTAAGAAAATCGATACTTTCTACGGTACCCGAAATATCTTTGATTGTGATATAATCTCCGACCGCAAACGCTTTATCCACACTAATCAGCGCCCCGGAAAACATTGAGGAAACCAAATCCTTCAATGCCACCCCGGCAATTACCCCCGCAACACCCAAACTTCCGATAAACTTCAAAACAAAACCGCCCAGACCCATAATCTCCATAGAGATAAATGCGCCGGAAAGGATGATGAGGAATTTAAAAACTTTAATGAGAGTAACAACGGATTTATTTTTGCTTTTCGGGAAAAACCGGTGGAAGATCTTAACTGCGACTTTACTCAAAAAAGAACTCAGTGCCAGAAAAAGCAGGAAGACTAAAACCCCGACGGCGATTCTGGGTGTTGCCAGCGCAAACCCTCTGTACCACTTGTCGAGGACAGCCATTATCGTTTCGTAATAATTCATTGTTTAAATTTAGTGCTAAATTAAGTTCTCTCCACAGCAAAATTCTTTCCAAAAAAATAAAGAGGTTAATTTTCAACTTTACGTATCTTTGTCGGCCACAAGAAAAACGGCCTGTTGATTTCCGTTTCGGCGGAGGTAGGAAAGTCCGGACACCAAAGAGCAGCAAAGCGGGTAACGCCCGTCGGTCGCGAGATCAGGACAAGTGCAACAGAAAGTATGTATATTAATTTATAGTGAAACCAGGTAAACTCTTTGCGGTGCAATGTTAAGTATATCGGATTTCCCGAATTTTTCAGGATAGGAGTGGCTCGCTCCAAAAACCGAGGGGTAAACAGCTCAAGTTTTGCAGCAATGTAAAACGCAGATAAATAACAGGCATTTTGGTTTCGGCCAATTTACAGAATCCGGCTTACAGTTTTTCTTGTGGTTTTTAATTGAAGATTGACGTTTAAATATTTACAAAAATTCAAACACTCAAACACTCAAACACTCAAACATTCAAGCACTCAAACACTTTCCTTTACTCGCTTTCCAGTTCTTTTTTCGCATCATCCAGACCTTCCATCTCTTTTTCGAAAAGGGTCGGAAATTTCAGATCCATTTTTTCCAGCGCCTCAATAATAATCTGGATCGCAGTCACGCGCGCAAACCATTTGTGATCGGCCGGAATAACGTACCACGGCGCATATTCTTTGGAGGTTTCGTTGATGGCTTCTTCGTAAGCTTCCATGTACTTTGGCCACAGTGCGCGCTCGGTGAGATCGCCGGCTGCAAATTTCCAGTTCTTATCCGGTTCGTTAATGCGGTCCAGAAATCTTTTCTTCTGTTCTTCCTGCGAAACATTTAAAAATATTTTTACAATGGTTGTTCCGTTCGCTGCCAGGTGTTTTTCAAAATCCCGGATGCTTTCATATCGGTTTGCCCAGAATTCCGCATCAAAATCATCTACAGAATCCCAGACTTTTTCGTTTAAATTATAGGCCGGATGCACCTTGCAGACCAAAACACTTTCGTAATGGCTTCGGTTGAAGATTCCTATTTTCCCTTTCTCCGGAAGTGCCACGTAATGCCGCCACAAAAAATCGTGACCATATTCTTTGGAACTCGGTGTTTTAAAACTATGGACTTCGCAGCCTTGTGGATTCACGCCACCGAAAACATGCTCGATCAATGAGTCTTTGCCCGCTGCATCCATCGCCTGCAGCACGATCAACAAAGATTTACTGCCGTCTGCATATAATTTTTCCTGCAGATCGCGGAGTTTATCTATCTCGTCCTTCAACATTTTTTTGCCCTCGCTTTTCTCCAGTTTGCCCTTGTATTCGTGGGGCGCGTCTTTAATCGAAAATTTTCCCTCAATTCTGTACTCGTCGCTGAAATCTACATTCATCATTTTTATTTTGCTTAAAAATAAAAAAATCACCTCAATAAAGAAGTGATTTAGTCATTTATTTTAAGAAAGTATTCTCTTTACAAAGCAGCTTTTTTGGCAACTTTTTTAGATTTTACGGTGCTTGCAGCTTCAATCTTTGCCGCAGGCATTGCTTTTTCTTCTCTTTTAGCGTCAGCTGCGGACATTGCAGCGGCGCCGTCTACGGTTCCTTTGATGTTAATTACAGATCTGCTGTTCTCCGGATCGTTAGAGTAAACTTCGATAATTTTGGTGAAAGGTCCTACGATAGTAGTGTTGTACCCAACTTTAATATCAGCGGTTTTCCCCGGCATAATCGGATCCTGACTCCATTCCGGTGTAGTACATCCGCAAGATGCCTGAACTTTAGAAATAATCAGGGGCTTGTCTCCTGTATTCTTTACTACGAAAACGCGGTGTCCGTCTGCGCCTGTTTTCACAGTTCCATAGTCAAAAGTAGTCTTATCAAAAGAAATTGTTTGCGCAGAAGCTAATGCGAAAGAGGCGGTTAAAAATAAACCGGCGAAAATCTTTTTCATATTTTTAATTGTTTTTAATTGATGGTTTGATAAAGTTTGAAAAGCAAAGTTAAAAATTATTTCAATATGGAGATATCTTTTTTTAATTTACCTATTTTTGCACCTATTAAGCCCAAGAAAAGACTTTATGCAGATTTCAGAAAAATATAATCCTCAGGAAACAGAAAATAAATGGTACCAATACTGGCTGAAAAACAACTATTTCCATTCCGAACCCAACGATAAACCGCCTTATACCATTGTAATTCCGCCACCAAACGTCACGGGAATTCTTCACATGGGTCACATGCTGAACAACACCATTCAGGATGTATTAGTGCGACGCGCCAGAATGCAGGGTTTCAACGCCTGCTGGGTTCCCGGCACCGATCACGCATCCATTGCAACAGAAGCAAAAGTGGTGGCTAAACTGAAATCTGAAGGCATCAACAAAGCAGATCTTTCCCGCGAAGAATTCTTGAAACACGCATGGGACTGGACCGACAAATATGGCGGAACAATCCTGGAACAGTTGAAAAAATTAGGCTGCTCTTGCGATTGGGAACGAACGCGCTTTACGCTGGAACCAAAACTTTCTTCCCAGGTTATAAAATCTTTTGTTGATCTATATAATAAAGGTCTTATCTACAGAGGTTACCGAATGGTCAACTGGGATCCGGAAGCCAAAACCAACATTTCCGATGAAGAGGTTATTTTCAAGGAGCAAAACGGTAAACTCTATTATTTAAAATATAAGATTGAAGGCACAGAAGAATTTCTTTCTGTTGCCACAACGCGCCCCGAAACTGTTTTCGGCGATACGGCGGTTTGTATCAATCCCAATGACGAGCGTTACGCGCATTTACGCGGAAAAAATGTAATTGTTCCCATCGTTAATAGGGTAGTTCCAATTATTCAGGATGATTATGTGGATATCGAATTTGGAACCGGGGCGTTGAAAATTACACCGGCGCACGACACGAATGATTATGAAATCGGAAAGCGCCATCATTTGCAAATGATCGATTCTTTGGATGATGATGCTAATTTGAATGAACACGGTTTGCACTACGCCGGAAAAAACAGATTCGACGTTCGGAAGCAGATCGCAAAAGAATTGGAAGAAAAAGATCTTCTTCTAAAAGCAGAAGATTACGTTAATAAAGTCGGAACATCGGAAAGAACCGGTGCGGTGATCGAACCGAAAGTTTCGGTGCAGTGGTTTTTGAAAATGGCAGATATCGCAAAACCTGCTTTGGATGTCGTGATGAATGATGAGGTAAAATTTCACCCCGAAAAATTTAAAAACACTTATAAACACTGGATGGAAAACATCCGCGACTGGAATATATCGCGCCAGCTTTGGTGGGGACAGCAAATCCCGGCTTTCTATTATGGAGACGGCGAAAACGATTTTGTGGTTGCCGAAACAATCGAAGAAGCGTTGGATTTAGCGAAAGAAAAGTCTCAAAACTCAAGTCTTCAAATCTCCAGTCTGCGTCAGGATGAGGATGCGCTCGACACGTGGTTTTCTTCCTGGTTATGGCCAATGTCGGTTTTTGATGGAATTACAGAGCCCGATAATAAGGAAATCAACTATTATTATCCAACGTCCGATTTGGTAACCGCGCCCGATATTATTTTCTTTTGGGTCGCGCGTATGATCATGGCAGGTTTGGAATACCGAAATGAAGTTCCCTTCAAGAACGTTTATTTCACCGGAATCGTTCGCGATAAACAGCGCCGTAAAATGTCGAAGCAGTTGGGGAATTCTCCGGATCCGATTGAACTCATAGAAAAATATGGTGCCGATGGCGTTCGTGTGGGAAGTTTACTGAGTTCCGCCGCCGGAAACGATCTGCTTTTCGACGAAGAATTAATGTTACAGGGCAGAAATTTCGCCACCAAAATCTGGAACGCCTATAAATTAACGCAAGGCTGGCAGAAAGACGAAACCATCAAAGCCAACGGTTCCGATAAGCAGGCCATCGACTGGTTTGGAAACCAAATGGATAAAACCATCGTCGAAATTGCCGATCAGTTCGAGAAATTCCGGATTTCCGACGCGCTGCATTTGCTTTATAAATTGATTTGGGACGATTTCTGTTCCTGGTATCTCGAAGCCGTTAAACCCAATTATGGCGAACCGATTTCGCAGGAAGTGTACGACCGAACCCTTGTCTGTTTCGAGGAATTAATGAAATTGCTGCATCCGTTTATGCCTTTTTTAACGGAAGAATTATGGCAGAATATTGCGGAAAGAACCCCGAATAATGCGTTGGTGATCACGCAGCAGCGCAAAGGCGAAAGCTTTGATGCATCTGTTATTAAAAGTTTCGAAACCACAAAAGAATTAATTTCCGGTGTACGGAATTACCGGCAAAGCAAAGGGATTTCCCCACGCGAAGAAGTAGAAGTTTTCACAAACGCCCCGAAATTCGACAATGAAAATTTAGTAAAAAAACTTGCAAATATTTCTCAAATTCACTTTGAAGAAAAAACCGATAAACCCACTTTTTCTTTTCTTCTTGGTGGAACGGAAATTTCAATTCCTTTGAGTGAAAAACTCGACCTCGCGGAAGAAAAAGAAAAAACAGAAGAAGAAATTAAATATTTGAAAGGTTTCTTAATTTCCGTAGACAAAAAATTGTCCAACGAAAAATTTGTCGCCAACGCAAAACCCGAAGTAGTTGAGGTAGAACGCAAAAAACAGAAAGACGCGCAGGAAAAAATTGTACTTCTGGAAGAAAAACTGAAGGCGCTTTAAACGCACAAAATATCAAAATTCGAAAAAAAAGGCTCCGAAAAACAATGTTTTTGTAGCCTTTTTTCAATTATCTTTACTTTTTGAACACTCCTATGGAACACCTGGAAAATATTAAAAAACTTTTTAGCAAAAACTTTGTCGAAAATCCTTTGATCGAAACTTTCGAAGCCGGAAAAATAATTCTTCCCACCGGAAGATTAATCGCCTGCGATCCTTTGATTACAAATGATATGAAGGAATTCAAAATCCATTTTCCGCAGGGTGAATTTCCTGTTTTGGTGCACAAAGAACGGGACAGCAACTGTATCGCTTATGTAGAAGTTGTTTTCGGCGAGGAGGAAATTGTAGAATGGAAACTGGCCACCACGGAAGATCAAAATATTGAAGAATTGAAAGGCGAAGAAATTTTCGGTTATCCCGTCGAAAGTGGCATGGGCTGTCTGATGGATTTCGAAACGCAGGATTGCCTCAATCATCTGGAAAAAAGATTGTTTCATCGGAAAGGTGCCGAATTCATGGGTATTTACGAAGAGTTTTTTCACGATCATTTTTTTGATGAAAACGGCGCAATCGATCAGTTTGCCTTTTTGAAACCCGATGAAGAGAAACCCGGAAATTTATTTGCCTTTGAAACCGGTTATGGCGAAGGTTTTTATGCCAGTTACATCGGTTTTGGCATCGACAATCAGCCCATAAAATTACTGACAGAATTTATTGAAATCGGAAGTTAATTAAAGTTAAAAAATTTTTCGGTCTCTAATTAAAAGGATAAATTTGTTCAGCAACAATCCCCGAAGGCGCGATTTTTCGCGTCTTTGTATTTAGACGAAAATAGTAATAAAGCCAAAACCTTTAGAAATAATGAATATCACTTCGGAGCAACCCAAAATTATTGTGGTAGGCAGTTCCAGCATCGATTTGGTGCTGAATACGGAACATCTTCCAAAACCCAATGAAACCGTGATGGCAGAGAAATCCGAAAGTTTTTTTGGGGGTAAAGGTGCAAACCAGGCCGTTGGCACGGCGCGTCTGGGCGCAAGTGTGTATTTTATCGGCTGTGTGGGTATGGATCCTTACGGCCAGCAAATCCTTCGGAACCTGGTTGATGAAGGTGTGAACGTTGGTTACGTGGCCGAAAACGAAGAAACGGCAACAGGAACCGCGTATGTAACTTCCGCGCACGGCGTCAATACAATTGTTGTCGTGCCCGCGTCGAATTACTGCATGACGGTTTCGCACGTGTCTGAGGCGGAAAAACTTTTTCCGACAGTCGATCTTGTTCTTATTCAGTTGGAAATTCCCATGGAAGTGGTGGATTTCACGTTTGATTTGGCGCTGAACAACGGCAAAAAAGTGGGTATTTACGCTTCACCGGCAAAAAAACTCTCGCCGAAAATTATTCAGAACGCCAGCTTTATCGTTGCAAAAAGCAACGAACTTTCCATTGTTTTTGGCGACGAACAGCGCGAGGATATCCTCAGAAAATATCCGAATAAACTTTTTGTGCGCGACGATTCCAATTCCACCACCTATTTCAACGGCTCGGAAATGAAATATTACCGCAACGATCACGATTCTATGCTGCACAAAATGGGAATGGGCGATGCTTTTACGTCGGGTTTCGCGGTAGCTTTGTGCCATGGCAATTCGGTGGACGAATGCGTACAATTTGGCAATGATGTTTCGCTGAAAGTTGCAAAAAACCGCGGGTCGCAAAGTGGTTTGCCGTTTCTAAAGGATTTCTCACCGGAATAATTCCTATTTTCCACATATCGAAATTTCGCACCGGTTATACAAAATCTCTTATTTTTAAAGCATAGTTTTCTCTGTTTTTATTTTGGAGGAAACTGATCTAGAATGCAAGAATTATTTCTAAAAACTTCCGGTCCCGCTTCCATCGCAGTTAAAATTTTTGAACCTCAAATTTCAAAGCAAAAATTGCTGCTCATCAATTCCGCCACGGGCGTTAAACAGCAAATCTATTTTTCTTTTGCTAAATATTTTGCCGAAAACGGCTTCACTGTTATTACCTACGATTACCGCGGCATCGGCGAATCCAAGCCGAAGCAAATGAAAGGTTTTAAAGCATCCATGAGAAGTTGGGGTACCGAAGATTTTAAAGCACTCACGGATTTTATTCAGGAAAACTATCAAAATCATCAAAAATATTGCGTAGGACATTCCGTTGGCGCTTTAATACTCGGAATGAATGAAGATGCTTTGATTTTTGAGAAATTTATTTTCGTGGCCACGCAGGATGCATTTGTGGGAAATCTCAATTTTAAAGTTGCGGCGACCGCGGTGTTGGGTTTCGGACTTGCCGTTCCGCTGACGAATCTTTTATTTGGATATTTTCCCGCACACCGCTTTGGTTTAGGCGAATCTTTACCAAAAGGGGTTGCCTGCGATTGGCGGACTTTAATTTTAAATAAAAAATCGACGAGTCGACTTTATGAAAAAATTGAAAATGATTATTCGAAAAATTTAAGGCAGAAAACATTCATCGTGTATGCCGAAGACGATCCTTGGGTGACGATGAAAGGCATGGAAAGTCTTATGAACAGTGTGTATCCGAATGCGAAGAAAACCTATCGCGAAATTAAAACTGCAGAATCTCCAAAAAAGGAAATCGGCCACATTAATTTTTTCCGCAGTTTTAATAAAGCGTTGTGGAAAATTGTTTTAGCCGAAATTCAATAATAAAAAAAGGGACCGTTTTTCGCGATCCCACTTTTTGGTTTTAATGAAACTGATTTTCCAGACTTTTCAGTTCGGCAATAATACAATTGATGCGTGCATCCTCTTTTTTGAGGCTTTTTCTGCCGAGATAGAAATACGCAAAAAGCATCCAGGCGTAGGTAACGACGAAGGCCAAAATCATCTTCCAAAGATCCACGTTTTTCAGGATTTCTAAAAAATAGACGCCCAGACTTACTGCCAGAAGCAGGAAATAAACGGGCATATTCCAACGCCTTTGTTTCAGCTGAAAGATGCGAAAGTTTTGCCACTGTTTCAAATGTGTGGCCGGAGTTTGAATTTCGTCAATTGCTGAAATTTTTCCGGCGGTGAAAAGCATCAGAACAGCCTGCAGAAAGCAGATGGCGCTGAGCGCAATCATTGCGGAAATCACCGCGGTCGTTTTAAGCGGCGCGTCCAGATAGGTCATGGTTACAAGGATAATAGTTCCGGTAATAAAAAGCATAATCGCTCCTTTGATATACGTATTTTTCATTTTGTTTCGGTTGTTTTTAATTTTTAAAAAGTCTGTCTTGTTGGTGGGCACTTGGGTTTCCGAGTGTTTCCAAAGATTCTCCAGGTCGCTAAATTCTTCCATGATTGGTGTAAATTTCTTTGAGTTCTTTTTTAATTCGGTGGATTTTTACACGCAGATTATTTTCGGTAATTCCGGTTATTTCTGCGATTTCTTCGTAGGATTTTTCTTCTAAAACCAGCGTGATGATGATTCTTTCGTTCTCCTTAAGTTTGCTGATGGATTCGTACAAAAGATTAATTTCTTTCGTCGAATCGTGGCTTTCTTCGTGCACGAGTCTGGCTAAGATTTCCTCGGAATGATCACTCTTCTTCGTCTGCTTTTTGATTCCGGTTAAGCACGTGTTAATCGCGATTCTATAAATCCAGGTTCCAATTTTGCTTTCATTGCGGAATTTGGGTAAACTGTTCCAGACCGCGATCCAGGTTTCCTGATGAAGGTCGTCCGCGAAAAGCCGGTCGCCAGAGTAACTCAGGCAAAGTTTGTAAATCCTTGGCGAAAACTCCTTGTAGAGTTCTTCAAATGTGGAATTCATTGGGAACAAGAATTTTTGCGCGGAAAGTTATGGTGTTTCTGTTTTTTAAATTTTTCATTCGCGTTGAATTTTTAAAATTATTGAATTTAACTTTTAGAATATTCTGCTCATTGGATGCTTCAACCCGAAAATTATTACAAAAAAAATTAAAAAAAATTAAAATTACATACCGCCGGGAACGACGTTTGGACAGATGCCGGCTTCGAAGTCTAATAAAATCCTTAAATTTACGTCAAGCATCAATCTAATGAAAATATATACGAAAACCGGCGACAAAGGCGAAACCGCGCTCTACGGCGGAACGCGCGTGTCGAAAGCGTCGTCGCGCGTCGAATCTTACGGAACCATCGATGAACTGAATTCTTTTATCGGTTTTGCGAAATGCGAAATTACGGACACGACAATTTTAACGCAACTTAAAAAGATTCAGTTTGATCTTTTTACGGTGGGTTCGGAATCTGCGACGCCAACGGAAAAACTGACGTTAGCCAACGGAAAATCGCGCCTGGCTTTGATGATTTCCGAAGTGGAGATTGAAGACCTCGAAAAATGGATGGATGATTTTGAAAAAGAATTAAAACCGCTTCAATACTTTATTCTTCCGGGTGGCGGAAGGGCCGCGACATCGCTTCATATTTGCCGAACCGTCTGCCGACGCGCGGAACGCAGTTTGGTTTTCCTCAACGAATCGGAGGAAGTTCGTCCGGAACTCATCAAGTATCTTAATCGGCTTTCGGATTATCTTTTTGTTTTGGCGCGCTACGTTTCGCACTTAAATAATGAAGCGGAAGAATACTGGAATCCCAATGCTCGGTAAAGCGCTTCTTTTCATCAACGGAATTCCGCCCATCAACCTTCCCGAAACCGACGGTTATTCACTCATCGCCTGTTCCGACGGGGCGTTTCATTATTTGAAAGACAAAAATTTTCCGCTCGAAAAACTCGATTTTATCTCCGGCGATTTCGATTCGCATTCGGGCAGGGATGAAAGCATCTACGCAGAAAAATTCATTTACACCCCGGATCAAAATAAAACCGATTTCCAGAAATCACTGGAAATCATTGCCGAGCGCGGTTTTGCAAAAGTTAATATTTATGGCGGAAGTGGTGGCGAAATGGATCATTTTCTCGGAAATCTTACGGTAGCCTATCTTTTTAAAGATAAAATGAACCTCACTTTTTTTGATGAATATTCCACCTATTTTTTCGCGCCGAAAGAACTCGTTTTAGAGCAGGCGAAAGGAAAAACAATTTCTCTTTATCCCTTTCCGGTTGCCGGAAATATTGTTACAAAAGGCTTAAAATGGCCTTTGCATCATGAAAATTTAGAAGCCACACACCGGATCGGAACGCGTAATATTGCTAATGATGAAAAGGTCGAAATTCGGTTTGATTCCGGTGATCTTGTGGTTTTTGTGTCGAATTAAATTGATTCCGAAGCGATCTTCGCATTATACCGTAGCAAATGACGGATGCAGAAGTTTGGCGAAATAGCAGGCGTAAAACCACTTTTTTTTCTCAAATTTGCACTTCAAACCTTATAAATACTATTCCTTAAAATGAAAATTAAATATTCAGAGCTCATCGACCAAACCCTGTATTTCCCCACCGAAGAATTTAACGTTGCGGAAAATACGTTGCAGTTTCACGATATTCCTTTGCTGGAGGTGATCGAACAGTTTGGTACGCCTTTGAAATTTAATTATCTGCCCAAAATTTCGATGAATATTCAGCGCGCAAAAGGCTGGTTTAAAGAAGCGATCGAAAAACACGATTACAAAAAAGGTTATAAATACTGCTACTGCACGAAATCGAGTCAGTTTGCCTTTGTGGTGGAAGAGGCGTTGAAAAACGATATTTCCCTGGAAACTTCCTCTGCCTATGATATGGATATTGTAAAGGCGCTTTATGAAAAAGGAAAATACGGAAAGGATGTTGAGGTGATTTGCAACGGTTTCAAAACCGACGATTATCTGGCAAAAATCTCAGATCTCATTAATAACGGTTTCCAAAATATTATTCCCGTCCTCGATAATTACCGCGAACTCGATAAGCTCACCGAAAGCATTGATACCACGTTTAATATCGGAATCAGGATTGCGTCGGAAGAAGAGCCAAAATTTGAATTTTATACGTCCAGATTAGGAATCGGGTACAAAGACATCATTCCTTACTACAGCCAGAAAATTGCAGAACATCCGAATGCAAGGCTCAAAATGTTGCATTTTTTCATCAACACCGGAATTAAAGACACAGCGTATTACTGGAACGAACTTTATAAATGTCTGCGTGTTTACGCGCGTCTGAAAAAGATCGCACCCGAAGTGGATTCCCTCAATATTGGCGGCGGTTTTCCCATTAAAACCTCTTTAAATTTCGATTATGATTACCAGTATATGGTGAACGAGATCGTTTCTCAGATTAAAAAATTCTGTGAAGAAGAAGGCGTAGAAGAGCCGAATATCTATACCGAATTTGGTAGTTTCACAGTGGGCGAAAGTGGCGGTCATCTGTATAAGATCATCTCGCAAAAACGCCAGAACGACCGCGAAAAGTGGAACATGATCGACTCCTCATTTATGACCACACTGCCCGATACGTGGGCGATTTCGCGCAAATTTATCATGTTGCCCCTCAACCGC encodes:
- a CDS encoding mechanosensitive ion channel family protein, with the translated sequence MNYYETIMAVLDKWYRGFALATPRIAVGVLVFLLFLALSSFLSKVAVKIFHRFFPKSKNKSVVTLIKVFKFLIILSGAFISMEIMGLGGFVLKFIGSLGVAGVIAGVALKDLVSSMFSGALISVDKAFAVGDYITIKDISGTVESIDFLTTKIITDEGKKVHVPNQLVFSAPFTNYSASGQRKVFLDIQISNNQDLEKVSELILSEIRTFDFADHVEDAQVFIQKQSFGVFYMQARFFMKTGASINKVKTDALMRLKSKLESGGVQLATQADLASQVVNQIGPG
- a CDS encoding polyphosphate kinase 2 family protein, translating into MNVDFSDEYRIEGKFSIKDAPHEYKGKLEKSEGKKMLKDEIDKLRDLQEKLYADGSKSLLIVLQAMDAAGKDSLIEHVFGGVNPQGCEVHSFKTPSSKEYGHDFLWRHYVALPEKGKIGIFNRSHYESVLVCKVHPAYNLNEKVWDSVDDFDAEFWANRYESIRDFEKHLAANGTTIVKIFLNVSQEEQKKRFLDRINEPDKNWKFAAGDLTERALWPKYMEAYEEAINETSKEYAPWYVIPADHKWFARVTAIQIIIEALEKMDLKFPTLFEKEMEGLDDAKKELESE
- a CDS encoding DUF1573 domain-containing protein, whose translation is MKKIFAGLFLTASFALASAQTISFDKTTFDYGTVKTGADGHRVFVVKNTGDKPLIISKVQASCGCTTPEWSQDPIMPGKTADIKVGYNTTIVGPFTKIIEVYSNDPENSRSVINIKGTVDGAAAMSAADAKREEKAMPAAKIEAASTVKSKKVAKKAAL
- a CDS encoding valine--tRNA ligase, which codes for MQISEKYNPQETENKWYQYWLKNNYFHSEPNDKPPYTIVIPPPNVTGILHMGHMLNNTIQDVLVRRARMQGFNACWVPGTDHASIATEAKVVAKLKSEGINKADLSREEFLKHAWDWTDKYGGTILEQLKKLGCSCDWERTRFTLEPKLSSQVIKSFVDLYNKGLIYRGYRMVNWDPEAKTNISDEEVIFKEQNGKLYYLKYKIEGTEEFLSVATTRPETVFGDTAVCINPNDERYAHLRGKNVIVPIVNRVVPIIQDDYVDIEFGTGALKITPAHDTNDYEIGKRHHLQMIDSLDDDANLNEHGLHYAGKNRFDVRKQIAKELEEKDLLLKAEDYVNKVGTSERTGAVIEPKVSVQWFLKMADIAKPALDVVMNDEVKFHPEKFKNTYKHWMENIRDWNISRQLWWGQQIPAFYYGDGENDFVVAETIEEALDLAKEKSQNSSLQISSLRQDEDALDTWFSSWLWPMSVFDGITEPDNKEINYYYPTSDLVTAPDIIFFWVARMIMAGLEYRNEVPFKNVYFTGIVRDKQRRKMSKQLGNSPDPIELIEKYGADGVRVGSLLSSAAGNDLLFDEELMLQGRNFATKIWNAYKLTQGWQKDETIKANGSDKQAIDWFGNQMDKTIVEIADQFEKFRISDALHLLYKLIWDDFCSWYLEAVKPNYGEPISQEVYDRTLVCFEELMKLLHPFMPFLTEELWQNIAERTPNNALVITQQRKGESFDASVIKSFETTKELISGVRNYRQSKGISPREEVEVFTNAPKFDNENLVKKLANISQIHFEEKTDKPTFSFLLGGTEISIPLSEKLDLAEEKEKTEEEIKYLKGFLISVDKKLSNEKFVANAKPEVVEVERKKQKDAQEKIVLLEEKLKAL
- a CDS encoding DUF4241 domain-containing protein; this encodes MEHLENIKKLFSKNFVENPLIETFEAGKIILPTGRLIACDPLITNDMKEFKIHFPQGEFPVLVHKERDSNCIAYVEVVFGEEEIVEWKLATTEDQNIEELKGEEIFGYPVESGMGCLMDFETQDCLNHLEKRLFHRKGAEFMGIYEEFFHDHFFDENGAIDQFAFLKPDEEKPGNLFAFETGYGEGFYASYIGFGIDNQPIKLLTEFIEIGS
- a CDS encoding ribokinase, translating into MNITSEQPKIIVVGSSSIDLVLNTEHLPKPNETVMAEKSESFFGGKGANQAVGTARLGASVYFIGCVGMDPYGQQILRNLVDEGVNVGYVAENEETATGTAYVTSAHGVNTIVVVPASNYCMTVSHVSEAEKLFPTVDLVLIQLEIPMEVVDFTFDLALNNGKKVGIYASPAKKLSPKIIQNASFIVAKSNELSIVFGDEQREDILRKYPNKLFVRDDSNSTTYFNGSEMKYYRNDHDSMLHKMGMGDAFTSGFAVALCHGNSVDECVQFGNDVSLKVAKNRGSQSGLPFLKDFSPE
- a CDS encoding alpha/beta fold hydrolase, with amino-acid sequence MQELFLKTSGPASIAVKIFEPQISKQKLLLINSATGVKQQIYFSFAKYFAENGFTVITYDYRGIGESKPKQMKGFKASMRSWGTEDFKALTDFIQENYQNHQKYCVGHSVGALILGMNEDALIFEKFIFVATQDAFVGNLNFKVAATAVLGFGLAVPLTNLLFGYFPAHRFGLGESLPKGVACDWRTLILNKKSTSRLYEKIENDYSKNLRQKTFIVYAEDDPWVTMKGMESLMNSVYPNAKKTYREIKTAESPKKEIGHINFFRSFNKALWKIVLAEIQ
- a CDS encoding RNA polymerase sigma factor; its protein translation is MNSTFEELYKEFSPRIYKLCLSYSGDRLFADDLHQETWIAVWNSLPKFRNESKIGTWIYRIAINTCLTGIKKQTKKSDHSEEILARLVHEESHDSTKEINLLYESISKLKENERIIITLVLEEKSYEEIAEITGITENNLRVKIHRIKKELKEIYTNHGRI
- a CDS encoding cob(I)yrinic acid a,c-diamide adenosyltransferase; translated protein: MKIYTKTGDKGETALYGGTRVSKASSRVESYGTIDELNSFIGFAKCEITDTTILTQLKKIQFDLFTVGSESATPTEKLTLANGKSRLALMISEVEIEDLEKWMDDFEKELKPLQYFILPGGGRAATSLHICRTVCRRAERSLVFLNESEEVRPELIKYLNRLSDYLFVLARYVSHLNNEAEEYWNPNAR
- a CDS encoding thiamine diphosphokinase codes for the protein MKRKNTGIPMLGKALLFINGIPPINLPETDGYSLIACSDGAFHYLKDKNFPLEKLDFISGDFDSHSGRDESIYAEKFIYTPDQNKTDFQKSLEIIAERGFAKVNIYGGSGGEMDHFLGNLTVAYLFKDKMNLTFFDEYSTYFFAPKELVLEQAKGKTISLYPFPVAGNIVTKGLKWPLHHENLEATHRIGTRNIANDEKVEIRFDSGDLVVFVSN
- a CDS encoding arginine decarboxylase, with the protein product MKIKYSELIDQTLYFPTEEFNVAENTLQFHDIPLLEVIEQFGTPLKFNYLPKISMNIQRAKGWFKEAIEKHDYKKGYKYCYCTKSSQFAFVVEEALKNDISLETSSAYDMDIVKALYEKGKYGKDVEVICNGFKTDDYLAKISDLINNGFQNIIPVLDNYRELDKLTESIDTTFNIGIRIASEEEPKFEFYTSRLGIGYKDIIPYYSQKIAEHPNARLKMLHFFINTGIKDTAYYWNELYKCLRVYARLKKIAPEVDSLNIGGGFPIKTSLNFDYDYQYMVNEIVSQIKKFCEEEGVEEPNIYTEFGSFTVGESGGHLYKIISQKRQNDREKWNMIDSSFMTTLPDTWAISRKFIMLPLNRWEDTYERVFLGGLTCDSDDYYNSEQHTNAIYLPVFSETKPLYIGFFHTGAYQETIGGYGGVHHCLMPQPKHILIDKDDEGNFTYKVFREEQKAEEVLKILGY